In the genome of Chiroxiphia lanceolata isolate bChiLan1 chromosome 17, bChiLan1.pri, whole genome shotgun sequence, one region contains:
- the LOC116795225 gene encoding DEP domain-containing mTOR-interacting protein-like → MGSISHRQPGMESLSSSLKKKATEQHYRAEVMIAGEQLRLRLHDGKLIKDRRFHLRTYPNCFVAKELTDWLIDHKEAPDRETGIRLMQKLMDHYIIHHVCDEHSDYKDAKLLYRFRKDDGTFPLSKDVKVFMRGQSLYEKLVSVEESILKVREENSVKYQRTFLGCEMVNWLVQEGEVENRQEAVELGQALLEHGIIQHVSNRHHFFDSDILYHFWINFRRRRRLTELLNENSSRALSESPDSPFCLRKLNPDPGNTSFLSVQTNKEIKIVSAVRRSSITSLSGNSNPYFSAAPTLVFPPVAECNPKSVLKRPVTNEELLSPGAPYVKKTLTIVGDAVGWGFVVRGGRPCHIQAVDPGGPAAAAGMKVCQFVFSVNGACVLHLDYQTINSLIMTGPRTLVMEVMEAIDE, encoded by the exons GCTTCGCCTCCACGATGGGAAGCTCATCAAGGACAGACGTTTCCACCTCCGGACGTACCCGAACTGCTTCGTGGCCAAGGAACTCACGGACTGGCTGATCGACCACAAGGAAGCGCCCGACCGGGAGACCGGGATCCGCCTCATGCAGAAGCTGATGGACCATTACATCATCCATCACG TCTGCGACGAGCACTCGGACTACAAGGATGCCAAGCTGCTCTACCGCTTCCGCAAGGATGACGGGACCTTCCCTCTCAGCAAGGATGTGAAGGTGTTCATGCGAGGGCAGAGTCTTTATGAGAA GCTGGTGAGTGTGGAAGAGTCAATTCTGAAGGTGAGAGAGGAGAACTCAGTGAAGTACCAGAGGACTTTCCTGGGCTGTGAGATGGTCAACTGGCTCGTTCAGGAGGGAGAAGTGGAAAACAGGCAGGAAGCCGTGGAGCTGGGACAAGCACTGCTGGAGCATGGGATCATTCAGCATG TCTCCAATCGGCATCACTTCTTTGACAGTGACATCCTGTACCACTTCTGGATCAACTTCCGCCGCCGGCGGCGTCTCACAGAGCTGCTCAATGAGAACTCTTCTCGTGCCCTCTCCGAGAGCCCCGACAGCCCCTTCTGCCTTCGCAAGCTCAACCCGGACCCAGGCAACACCAGCTTTCTCTCTG TCCAGACCAACAAGGAGATCAAAATCGTCTCAGCAGTTCGAAGGAGTAGCATCACTTCCCTCTCTGGAAACTCCAACCCCTACTTCAGTGCTGCTCCTACATTGGTATTCCCTCCTGTGGCCGAGTGCAACCCGAAATCAG TGTTAAAGAGACCCGTCACCAACGAAGAGCTCCTGTCCCCTGGGGCCCCTTATGTCAAGAAAACTCTGACT ATTGTGGGGGATGCAGTGGGCTGGGGGTTTGTGGTCCGAGGAGGAAGACCTTGCCACATCCAGGCAGTGGACCCAGgaggacctgctgctgctgcagggatgaAG GTGTGCcagtttgttttctcagtgaaTGGTGCATGTGTTTTGCATCTGGACTATCAGACCATCAACAGCCTCATCATGACAGGACCACGGACTCTCGTGATGGAAGTCATGGAAGCCATTGATGAATGA